A region from the Lolium perenne isolate Kyuss_39 chromosome 4, Kyuss_2.0, whole genome shotgun sequence genome encodes:
- the LOC127348208 gene encoding 3'-5' exonuclease-like → MAFKVTVTLRARRVEKWIRDVKRDFLDAAMTKCVGLDCEFTDPRAAGDQRAAVLQLSVASETLVFQICYADEVPQVLKEFLQDGNIKFFGAAIGNDVKMLHHYGIRITSTYDLQKLLPNPTNKPTPSLYDLANYTIGTNLEKKKKQKYKKMDVAAQEKEDELVFGWANFPLSYEQVHYAALDARLSFEVARRHWMLVGYNSHVDRLNI, encoded by the coding sequence ATGGCTTTCAAGGTCACGGTCACGCTCCGTGCAAGAAGGGTGGAGAAGTGGATCCGCGACGTGAAGAGGGACTTTCTCGATGCCGCAATGACCAAGTGCGTCGGCTTGGACTGCGAGTTCACCGATCCTCGCGCGGCGGGTGATCAGCGCGCCGCCGTCCTTCAACTCTCGGTGGCGTCCGAGACGTTGGTGTTCCAGATTTGTTATGCCGATGAAGTGCCACAAGTGCTCAAGGAGTTCTTGCAGGACGGGAACATCAAATTCTTCGGCGCTGCTATCGGCAATGATGTGAAAATGCTGCATCACTACGGCATTCGTATTACTTCTACGTACGACCTCCAGAAGTTACTCCCCAACCCCACCAACAAGCCCACCCCGAGCCTATATGATCTGGCAAACTATACCATTGGGACAAACCTTGAGAAGAAGAAAAAGCagaagtacaagaagatggaCGTTGCCGCGCAAGAAAAAGAAGATGAGCTCGTTTTTGGATGGGCCAATTTTCCATTGAGCTATGAGCAAGTGCACTATGCTGCTCTAGACGCTCGCCTAAGCTTCGAAGTTGCTAGGAGACATTGGATGCTAGTTGGCTACAATAGCCATGTTGACCGTCTCAATATTTAG
- the LOC127348209 gene encoding uncharacterized protein, translating into MAFKVTVTLRARRVEKWIRGVKRDFLDAATTKCVGLDCEFTDPRAAGDQRAAVLQLSVASETLVFQICYADEVPQVLKEFLQDGNIKFFGAAIGNDVKMLHHYGIRITSTYDLQKLLPNPTNKPTPSLYDLANYTIGTNLEKKKKQKYKKMDIAAQEKEDELVFGWANFPLSYEQVHYAALDARLSFEIARRHWMLVGYNSHVDRLNI; encoded by the coding sequence ATGGCTTTCAAGGTCACGGTCACGCTCCGTGCAAGAAGGGTGGAGAAGTGGATCCGCGGCGTGAAGAGGGACTTTCTCGATGCCGCAACGACCAAGTGCGTCGGCTTGGACTGCGAGTTCACCGATCCTCGCGCGGCGGGTGATCAGCGCGCCGCCGTCCTTCAACTCTCGGTGGCGTCCGAGACGTTGGTGTTCCAGATTTGTTATGCCGATGAAGTGCCACAAGTGCTCAAGGAGTTCTTGCAGGACGGGAACATCAAATTCTTCGGCGCTGCTATCGGCAATGATGTGAAAATGCTGCATCACTACGGCATTCGTATTACTTCTACGTACGATCTCCAGAAGTTACTCCCCAACCCCACCAACAAGCCCACCCCGAGCCTATATGATCTGGCAAACTATACCATTGGGACAAACCTTGAGAAGAAGAAAAAGCagaagtacaagaagatggacatTGCCGCGCAAGAAAAAGAAGATGAACTCGTTTTTGGATGGGCCAATTTTCCATTGAGCTATGAGCAAGTGCACTATGCTGCTCTAGACGCTCGCCTGAGCTTCGAAATTGCTAGGAGACATTGGATGCTAGTTGGCTACAATAGCCATGTTGACCGTCTCAATATTTAG